The Nocardioides panzhihuensis genome has a segment encoding these proteins:
- a CDS encoding ABC transporter permease, with translation MVAYIIRRVIVGLLMLVAMSFIVFALFMKNPVDPAQFSCGKNCPPERIEETRKALGYDQPLLVQWGSFAKGVVVGRDYPANEAMREANPELVTECAAPCLGYSQQLQMTVNAEIAEAAPISISIAMVAVTIWVIFGVLFGVLAAIVKGSLLDRGVVGGTLALYAFPTFFVGALLINFVAIKWGIFPAPGYVSIAEGGVGQWLVQLLLPGFTLAVVYMAGYVRMTRAFVLESMSEDYIRTAKAKGVKSPKVLFKHALRAALTPLVTMFGLDFAAVLGGAIITEDVFNYYGLGKLAVTANETFDLPTIVGLVLLLGSLVILANIIVDILYAFIDPRVRVA, from the coding sequence ATGGTCGCCTACATCATCCGGCGCGTGATCGTCGGCTTGCTCATGCTGGTGGCGATGAGCTTCATCGTCTTCGCACTGTTCATGAAGAACCCGGTCGACCCGGCACAGTTCTCCTGCGGCAAGAACTGCCCTCCCGAGCGCATCGAGGAGACCCGTAAGGCCCTCGGCTACGACCAGCCGCTGCTCGTCCAATGGGGCAGCTTCGCCAAGGGCGTCGTCGTCGGCCGCGACTATCCCGCCAACGAGGCGATGCGCGAGGCCAACCCCGAGCTGGTCACCGAGTGCGCGGCACCCTGCCTCGGCTACTCCCAGCAGCTGCAGATGACGGTCAACGCGGAGATCGCGGAGGCCGCACCGATCTCGATCTCGATCGCCATGGTCGCGGTCACCATCTGGGTCATCTTCGGTGTTCTGTTCGGTGTGCTGGCCGCGATCGTCAAGGGGTCCCTCCTCGACCGCGGCGTCGTCGGGGGAACGCTGGCGCTCTACGCGTTCCCGACGTTCTTCGTGGGAGCGTTGCTGATCAACTTCGTAGCCATCAAGTGGGGGATCTTCCCCGCACCGGGATACGTGTCGATAGCCGAGGGTGGTGTCGGGCAATGGCTGGTCCAGCTCCTGCTGCCTGGATTCACGCTCGCGGTGGTCTACATGGCTGGCTACGTACGCATGACCCGGGCGTTCGTGCTCGAGTCGATGAGCGAGGACTATATCCGCACGGCGAAGGCCAAGGGGGTCAAGAGTCCCAAGGTGCTCTTCAAGCACGCGCTGCGCGCGGCGCTGACCCCGCTGGTGACGATGTTCGGTCTCGACTTCGCTGCCGTGCTCGGCGGCGCGATCATCACCGAGGACGTCTTCAACTACTACGGTCTCGGAAAGCTCGCAGTGACCGCGAACGAGACCTTCGACCTGCCCACCATCGTGGGTCTGGTGCTTCTACTCGGTTCTCTGGTGATCCTCGCCAACATCATCGTCGACATCCTGTACGCCTTCATCGACCCGCGCGTGCGCGTCGCCTGA
- the aspS gene encoding aspartate--tRNA ligase — protein sequence MIRTHDAGTLRAEHVGQTVTLAGWVARRRDHGGVAFLDLREASGVVQVVVRDEEIAHALRNEYCIKVTGEVVARTSENVNDKLATGEIEVVAKDLEILSASAPLPFPIDDAASSGQGEVGDDVRFKHRYLDLRRTAPGNAIRLRSKANKAARDVLAAQDFVEIETPTLTRSTPEGARDFLVPARLQPGSWYALPQSPQLFKQLLMVAGMERYYQLARAYRDEDFRADRQPEFTQLDIEMSFVEQDDVIALGEEIVAALWKLIGYDVPLPLPRMTYADAMAKYGSDKPDLRFGIEITECTDYFSETTFRVFQAPYVGAVVMPGGASQPRRQLDGWQDWAKQRGAKGLAYVLVQEDGSLTGPVAKNLSETEAAGLAAHVGANPGDCIFFAAGAPRSSRSLLGAARLEIGNRLDLRKDGDWSFLWVVDAPLLEPASEAVESGDVAVGAGEWTAVHHAFTSPQDVEGFDKDPGNALAWAYDIVCNGNEIGGGSIRIHREDVQKRVFELMGIGEEAAEEKFGFLLDAFKFGAPPHGGIAFGWDRVVALLAGTDSIRDVIAFPKTGAGYDPLTAAPAPITPEQRKEAGVDAKPTAAESESAN from the coding sequence GTGATCCGCACCCACGACGCCGGCACCCTGCGTGCCGAGCACGTCGGCCAGACCGTGACCCTCGCCGGCTGGGTAGCCCGCCGACGCGATCACGGCGGGGTCGCCTTCCTCGATCTGCGTGAGGCCAGCGGCGTGGTCCAGGTCGTCGTACGCGACGAGGAGATCGCCCACGCGCTCCGCAACGAATACTGCATCAAGGTCACCGGCGAGGTCGTCGCGCGCACGAGCGAGAACGTCAATGACAAGCTCGCGACCGGCGAGATCGAGGTCGTCGCCAAGGACCTCGAGATCCTCAGCGCCTCCGCGCCCCTCCCGTTCCCGATCGACGACGCAGCCTCCTCCGGGCAGGGAGAGGTCGGCGACGACGTACGTTTCAAGCACCGCTACCTCGACCTGCGCCGCACCGCGCCCGGCAACGCCATCCGGCTGCGCTCGAAGGCCAACAAGGCCGCCCGCGACGTGCTCGCCGCCCAGGACTTCGTCGAGATCGAGACGCCGACCCTGACCCGCAGCACGCCCGAGGGCGCTCGTGACTTCCTGGTCCCGGCTCGTCTGCAGCCGGGTTCGTGGTACGCGCTGCCCCAGTCCCCGCAGCTGTTCAAGCAACTGCTCATGGTCGCCGGCATGGAGCGCTACTACCAGCTCGCCCGCGCCTACCGTGACGAGGACTTCCGCGCCGACCGTCAGCCGGAGTTCACCCAGCTCGACATCGAGATGAGCTTCGTCGAGCAGGACGACGTGATCGCACTCGGCGAGGAGATCGTCGCGGCGCTGTGGAAGCTGATCGGCTACGACGTGCCGCTTCCGCTGCCGCGGATGACCTACGCCGACGCGATGGCGAAGTACGGCTCCGACAAGCCTGACCTGCGCTTCGGCATCGAGATCACCGAGTGCACCGACTACTTCTCCGAGACGACGTTCCGCGTCTTCCAGGCACCGTACGTCGGCGCCGTGGTGATGCCGGGCGGCGCGAGCCAGCCGCGGCGTCAGCTCGACGGCTGGCAGGACTGGGCCAAGCAGCGCGGCGCCAAGGGCCTGGCCTACGTCCTGGTCCAGGAGGACGGCTCGCTGACCGGCCCGGTCGCCAAGAACCTCTCCGAGACCGAGGCCGCCGGACTGGCCGCGCACGTCGGCGCCAACCCCGGCGACTGCATCTTCTTCGCGGCCGGTGCGCCGAGGTCGAGCCGCTCCCTGCTGGGTGCCGCCCGCCTGGAGATCGGCAACCGCCTCGACCTCCGCAAGGACGGCGACTGGAGCTTCCTGTGGGTCGTCGACGCCCCGCTGCTCGAGCCGGCCTCCGAGGCGGTCGAGTCCGGTGACGTCGCGGTCGGCGCGGGGGAGTGGACCGCGGTCCACCACGCCTTCACCAGCCCGCAGGACGTCGAGGGCTTCGACAAGGACCCCGGCAACGCGCTCGCGTGGGCCTACGACATCGTCTGCAACGGCAACGAGATCGGCGGCGGCTCGATCCGTATCCACCGCGAGGACGTCCAGAAGCGCGTCTTCGAGCTGATGGGGATCGGTGAGGAGGCGGCCGAGGAGAAGTTCGGCTTCCTGCTCGACGCGTTCAAGTTCGGCGCCCCGCCGCACGGCGGCATCGCCTTCGGCTGGGACCGCGTCGTCGCCCTCCTCGCCGGGACCGACTCGATCCGCGACGTCATCGCCTTCCCGAAGACGGGCGCCGGCTACGACCCCCTCACCGCCGCCCCGGCACCGATCACGCCCGAGCAGCGCAAGGAGGCGGGCGTGGACGCCAAGCCCACTGCTGCCGAGAGCGAATCGGCGAACTGA
- a CDS encoding ABC transporter ATP-binding protein, translating into MSDTTTATAASVAPASTETVLSVENLKMHFPVKGSGVIRRTVGHVKAVDGVSFEVAKGSALGLVGESGCGKSTTGRMVTRLYKPTEGKINFEGTDIADYSGRKLQPMRREIQMIFQDPSTSLNPRHTVGSIIGAPLRIHNMVPKDKVLGRVQELLELVGLNPEHYNRYPHEFSGGQRQRIGIARAMTLQPKLLVADEPVSALDVSIQAQVINLLQDLQREFDISYLFIAHDLAIVRHFCPEVAVMYLGKIVEIGDRRSIYEHAHHPYTQALLSAVPDVKQASIGGRRERIRLEGDVPSPINPPSGCHFRTRCSLAKDICSVVEPPLLQIGKKHKVACHFPGELHQHPEKPVTAPLLGVDEFGAPDPGASPAEIPGDGPGYANTWYDLANNSRGSV; encoded by the coding sequence ATGAGCGACACCACGACTGCCACCGCGGCCTCGGTCGCGCCGGCGAGCACGGAGACCGTGCTCTCGGTCGAGAACCTGAAGATGCACTTCCCGGTCAAGGGCAGCGGCGTGATCCGACGTACGGTCGGGCACGTCAAGGCCGTCGACGGGGTCTCCTTCGAGGTCGCCAAGGGCAGCGCCCTGGGCCTCGTGGGTGAGTCTGGTTGTGGCAAGTCCACGACCGGGCGCATGGTGACCAGGCTCTACAAGCCCACCGAAGGCAAGATCAACTTCGAGGGCACCGACATCGCCGACTACTCGGGCCGCAAGCTGCAGCCGATGCGTCGCGAGATCCAGATGATCTTCCAGGACCCGTCGACGTCGCTGAACCCACGTCACACGGTCGGCTCGATCATCGGCGCGCCGCTGCGGATCCACAACATGGTGCCGAAGGACAAGGTGCTCGGCCGGGTCCAGGAGCTGCTCGAGCTCGTCGGGCTCAACCCGGAGCACTACAACCGCTACCCGCACGAGTTCTCCGGCGGCCAGCGCCAGCGCATCGGCATCGCCCGGGCGATGACTCTGCAGCCGAAGCTGCTCGTGGCTGACGAGCCGGTCTCCGCGCTGGACGTGTCGATCCAGGCCCAGGTGATCAACCTGCTCCAGGATCTGCAGCGCGAGTTCGACATCTCCTACCTCTTCATCGCCCACGATCTCGCCATCGTCCGCCACTTCTGCCCCGAGGTCGCGGTGATGTACCTCGGCAAGATCGTCGAGATCGGTGACCGCCGGTCGATCTACGAGCACGCTCACCACCCCTACACCCAGGCGCTGCTCTCGGCCGTGCCCGACGTGAAGCAGGCGTCCATCGGCGGACGGCGCGAGCGGATCCGGCTGGAGGGCGACGTACCTTCGCCGATCAACCCGCCCTCGGGCTGCCACTTCCGCACCCGGTGCTCCCTCGCCAAGGACATCTGCTCCGTGGTCGAGCCGCCGCTGCTGCAGATCGGCAAGAAGCACAAGGTCGCCTGCCACTTCCCGGGTGAGCTCCACCAGCACCCGGAGAAGCCGGTCACCGCGCCGCTTCTGGGTGTCGACGAGTTCGGTGCGCCGGACCCCGGCGCCAGCCCGGCCGAGATCCCGGGCGACGGCCCGGGGTACGCCAACACCTGGTATGACCTGGCGAACAACTCTCGCGGCAGTGTCTGA
- a CDS encoding ABC transporter ATP-binding protein: protein MTDLSTTHETTPARDGAFLSVRDLKVHFSTSDGIVKATDGLSFELERGKTLGIVGESGSGKSVSSSAIMGLHRGTNAILSGEIMVDGVDLLKVSNEEMRKRRGRDVAMIFQDPLSAMHPYYTVGNQIMEAYQVHNNVTKREARKRAIEMLDRVGIPQPDRRVDDYPHQFSGGMRQRAMIAMGLINNPSLLIADEPTTALDVTVQAQILDLLQDLQRDFDAAVIIITHDLGVVAEMADDVLVMYAGRAVEYGPCKEILTHPQMPYTWGLLSSVPDLTASTDAKLLPIRGNPPSLLNPPPGCAFEPRCDHVAKVGGDLCRTTLPDLTPATSGGNHTKRCHIKNADKVYEAEILPEIAPDLVED, encoded by the coding sequence ATGACTGACCTCTCCACCACGCACGAGACGACGCCGGCCAGGGATGGCGCGTTCCTCTCGGTGCGGGACCTGAAGGTCCACTTCTCGACCTCCGACGGCATCGTCAAGGCGACCGACGGCCTCTCCTTCGAGCTCGAGCGTGGCAAGACGCTCGGCATCGTCGGTGAGTCCGGCTCCGGCAAGTCCGTCTCCAGCTCGGCGATCATGGGGCTGCACCGCGGCACCAACGCCATCCTCAGCGGCGAGATCATGGTCGACGGGGTCGACCTGCTCAAGGTGAGCAACGAGGAGATGCGCAAGCGCCGCGGCCGCGACGTGGCGATGATCTTCCAGGACCCGCTCTCCGCGATGCACCCCTACTACACGGTGGGCAACCAGATCATGGAGGCCTACCAGGTCCACAACAACGTGACCAAGCGGGAGGCGCGCAAGCGCGCCATCGAGATGCTCGACCGCGTCGGCATCCCGCAGCCCGACCGTCGCGTGGACGACTACCCCCACCAGTTCTCCGGTGGTATGCGGCAGCGCGCGATGATCGCGATGGGGCTGATCAACAACCCCAGCCTGCTCATCGCCGACGAGCCGACCACCGCGCTGGACGTGACCGTTCAGGCGCAGATCCTCGACCTGCTCCAGGACCTGCAGCGTGACTTCGACGCCGCGGTCATCATCATCACCCACGATCTCGGCGTGGTTGCCGAGATGGCTGACGACGTGCTCGTGATGTACGCGGGCCGCGCGGTCGAGTACGGCCCCTGCAAGGAGATCCTCACCCACCCGCAGATGCCCTACACCTGGGGACTGCTCTCCAGCGTGCCGGACCTGACGGCGTCGACCGACGCCAAGCTGCTCCCGATCCGGGGCAACCCGCCCTCGCTGCTCAACCCGCCGCCGGGATGCGCCTTCGAGCCGCGCTGTGACCACGTGGCGAAGGTGGGCGGCGACCTGTGCCGGACGACGCTCCCCGATCTCACCCCGGCAACCAGCGGTGGCAACCACACCAAGCGCTGCCACATCAAGAACGCCGACAAGGTCTACGAGGCAGAGATCCTGCCCGAGATCGCCCCTGATCTGGTGGAGGACTGA
- a CDS encoding ABC transporter substrate-binding protein translates to MLKKRAKYVAVSAAGVLGLSLGLAACGGGDGGGSSSANTLTIVAEDPIDHLDPQRIYVGETISHTTRLVYRKLLSNPSSTDPKVSSKPIPDLATDEGTSADGAKTWSFTVKDGVKWEDGSEITCEDFAYGASRNFAADELTGGPGFYLTAKLALKGEYPGPYAATPEQQADFDQAVTCDGKTITYKFKTPWPDFPLAISSLHMMDPYKESFDKGAKNDDKIFSNGPYKVDTWNAQKGGTLVRNDEYDPETDDKSLREAKPDKVVFKFGEKASTIYEKLFSDSPDSQKTIVSGSRVPPEFFPRLTEAGVKDRYVQVQSPYVDYLVPNQNQMKDPNVRKALAQATDVESWIAAGGGEKAYTPADSVVNPAVPGYVANPAYKDRNLKGDPAAAKKTLADAGVKTPYPITFTYPQSDTLDKQAAALVQGWEAAGFKVTLDPLGDVYYSNIQKPSNKADVMWGGWGADWGSAMTVTAALFDSRQIEKNTNGQNYGNYSNPAVDKLFDQAANSATIEEQNKFLQEADAVMGEDVAYIPLEIATFNWVRGSKVKGFVTTDASSSYPDLATIDVED, encoded by the coding sequence ATGCTCAAGAAGCGAGCTAAGTACGTAGCGGTCAGTGCCGCTGGCGTGCTCGGTCTTTCGCTGGGCCTGGCTGCCTGTGGCGGCGGGGACGGCGGTGGCTCGAGCTCGGCAAACACGTTGACCATTGTCGCCGAGGACCCGATCGATCACCTGGACCCGCAGCGTATCTACGTCGGTGAGACCATCTCGCACACCACGCGTCTGGTCTACCGGAAGCTGCTGTCGAACCCGTCGTCGACCGACCCCAAGGTCTCGAGCAAGCCGATCCCCGACCTGGCGACCGACGAGGGCACCTCGGCCGATGGCGCCAAGACCTGGTCGTTCACCGTCAAGGACGGCGTGAAGTGGGAAGACGGCTCCGAGATCACGTGTGAGGACTTCGCCTACGGCGCTTCACGCAACTTCGCCGCCGACGAGCTCACCGGTGGTCCGGGCTTCTACCTGACCGCGAAGCTCGCGCTCAAGGGTGAGTACCCCGGCCCCTACGCCGCGACGCCGGAGCAGCAGGCCGACTTCGACCAGGCGGTGACTTGCGACGGCAAGACCATCACCTACAAGTTCAAGACCCCGTGGCCCGACTTCCCGCTGGCGATCTCGTCGCTGCACATGATGGACCCCTACAAGGAGTCCTTCGACAAGGGTGCCAAGAACGACGACAAGATCTTCTCCAACGGCCCCTACAAGGTCGACACCTGGAACGCCCAGAAGGGCGGCACCCTGGTGCGCAACGACGAGTACGACCCGGAGACCGACGACAAGTCGCTCCGCGAGGCAAAGCCGGACAAGGTCGTCTTCAAGTTCGGTGAGAAGGCGTCGACCATCTACGAGAAGCTCTTCTCCGACAGCCCCGACTCGCAGAAGACCATCGTCAGCGGCTCGCGCGTCCCGCCGGAGTTCTTCCCGCGTCTCACCGAGGCCGGCGTCAAGGACCGCTACGTCCAGGTCCAGTCGCCCTACGTCGACTACCTGGTGCCGAACCAGAACCAGATGAAGGACCCGAACGTCCGCAAGGCGCTGGCCCAGGCCACTGACGTGGAGTCCTGGATCGCCGCCGGCGGTGGCGAGAAGGCCTACACCCCGGCCGACTCGGTCGTGAACCCGGCCGTTCCGGGCTACGTCGCCAACCCGGCGTACAAGGACCGCAACCTCAAGGGCGACCCGGCCGCGGCGAAGAAGACCCTGGCCGACGCCGGTGTCAAGACGCCGTACCCGATCACCTTCACCTACCCGCAGAGCGACACCCTGGACAAGCAGGCCGCTGCGCTGGTCCAGGGCTGGGAGGCCGCCGGCTTCAAGGTCACCCTGGACCCGCTGGGCGACGTCTACTACTCCAACATCCAGAAGCCTTCCAACAAGGCCGACGTGATGTGGGGCGGTTGGGGTGCTGACTGGGGCTCCGCCATGACCGTCACCGCCGCGCTGTTCGACAGCCGTCAGATCGAGAAGAACACCAACGGTCAGAACTACGGCAACTACAGCAACCCGGCGGTCGACAAGCTGTTCGACCAGGCCGCCAACTCCGCCACCATCGAGGAGCAGAACAAGTTCCTCCAGGAGGCAGACGCGGTCATGGGTGAGGACGTCGCCTACATCCCGCTGGAGATCGCAACCTTCAACTGGGTCCGCGGCTCCAAGGTGAAGGGCTTCGTCACGACCGATGCCTCCTCGTCCTACCCGGACCTGGCGACCATCGACGTCGAGGACTGA
- a CDS encoding ABC transporter permease gives MSESSTVFEGEELSGGSTPPASPEKAKEIAGKSPMKLAMMRLRKDKLTMVSLTVVVLVVVAAVLAPLLVKMGVLDPFGYNQDLLDANTIPEGGWSGASLSHPLGVEPGTGRDAMSRFWYGITFSLIIALTAAILSVVIGAIIGIVAGFSGGWMDAILSRFTDLTLSFPSTLMLLALSALGLELVQQVTGLPNGPLAQGIYCTVVLAIFGWTSTARVVRGQVLSIKQREFVEAAIVLGASKPRIYFKEILPNLWAPLLVLVTLMMPAYISAEAALSYLQVSVKPPTPTLGNVLADSLKYAQVDPFYFFMPAILIATIVISFNLLGDGLRDALDPKGDR, from the coding sequence ATGAGCGAATCGTCCACCGTGTTCGAAGGTGAAGAACTCTCGGGTGGATCGACACCTCCCGCCTCGCCTGAAAAGGCGAAGGAGATCGCCGGCAAGTCCCCGATGAAGCTGGCGATGATGCGGCTTCGTAAGGACAAGCTGACGATGGTGTCGCTGACCGTTGTCGTCCTGGTGGTCGTCGCAGCGGTTCTGGCCCCCCTTCTCGTCAAGATGGGTGTGCTGGATCCGTTCGGCTACAACCAGGACCTGCTCGACGCCAACACCATCCCCGAGGGCGGCTGGAGTGGCGCGAGCCTCTCCCACCCGCTCGGCGTGGAGCCCGGCACCGGCCGCGACGCGATGTCGCGGTTCTGGTACGGCATCACGTTCTCGCTGATCATCGCTCTCACCGCCGCGATCTTGTCGGTGGTCATCGGTGCGATCATCGGGATCGTCGCCGGCTTCAGCGGTGGCTGGATGGACGCGATCCTGAGCCGCTTCACCGACCTGACCCTCTCCTTCCCCTCGACCCTGATGCTGCTGGCGCTCTCGGCCCTCGGCCTCGAGCTCGTGCAACAGGTGACCGGGCTGCCCAACGGGCCACTCGCGCAGGGGATCTACTGCACCGTGGTGCTGGCCATCTTCGGTTGGACCAGCACGGCACGCGTGGTCAGAGGTCAGGTGCTCTCGATCAAGCAACGGGAGTTCGTCGAGGCCGCGATCGTCCTGGGGGCCTCCAAGCCCCGGATCTACTTCAAGGAGATCCTGCCGAACCTGTGGGCTCCGCTGCTGGTCCTGGTCACCTTGATGATGCCGGCCTACATCTCGGCCGAGGCGGCGCTGAGCTACCTCCAGGTCAGCGTCAAGCCGCCGACCCCCACGCTCGGAAACGTCCTCGCGGACTCTTTGAAGTACGCGCAGGTCGACCCGTTCTACTTCTTCATGCCCGCGATCCTGATCGCGACCATCGTGATCTCGTTCAACCTTCTCGGGGACGGGTTGCGAGACGCCCTTGACCCCAAGGGTGACAGGTGA